In Onychostoma macrolepis isolate SWU-2019 chromosome 17, ASM1243209v1, whole genome shotgun sequence, the DNA window GAATTTGTGAATGCAGAGCAAGAATTGCCCTGAGAGTCCAAACACCCAGGTTGCATTGAAACTCATTACTTTGTGATTATATGTGGACTTTGAAAATGTTACAGTAATTTAGACCAAGGGTTTTCAAACTGGGTCCTCAATGGGAGGCACAAGGCAGTGCGTGGGTGTCCACAGAACATTTGGTAgaaaaaaatatggtaacactttagtttggtAACCAATTCTCAgtattaactagttgtttattagcatgtaCATTACTAGCATactagctgtttattagtacttataaagcacatattaatgccgtATTCTGCATCATTATTTTACATtctgaccatattctacatcccttaATTCACCCAGTACCTAAGCATAACAAATACCTTACTAACTGTTATTTTACGGtgagtttactgaggcaaaagtcatagtaaatagttaatagtgagaagtGGTCCCAAAACTAAAATGTGaccaaaaatatatactgcGAATAATGAAATTACTGTGAAAATTATTGAATtaatcagactttttttttctattcagaTGTATATATCTAACGTTTCAGATAATATTGTTCAGATAATATTACAATCATTCTGACGTTCAACTATTTAACTTTTATGCTGTGAAAGATACTTATGACGCTAACTATTTTTCTCACTCTATATAAATGTGTCTTCACTTGGGAGCTTTTGGGGcattttcccccttttttaGATTTTGGTGAAAATTGATCCAttgaacctttattttattaactttatcTCAAGTATGTTTGCTACTCATCTCATAAACTTAGAGGTTAGCCAATCATTACACTTACATAAGGAaatcttaaaggtacagtagcaaAAACAGAATTCTAAGGGTAAAAGAAATCATGACTGGACAAgaattaaaaggaaaataaacagTTTATTCCCCAATTAATATtactacaaaataataataataattattattattattattatattacaattaaaagaataaaacaaatggcgaaagaaatgaatgaattgCATATGatgttttaaattacttttcttCTGAGCATTTCAGCTTGTCTTGATTGAGCACTAATAAGGATCCTTCAAAACTGAATTAGGTACCTGATGTGTGAGGGGAATGTCCCTCTTCCAGTCCCCCAGCCAGTCTTTCATTGGATGTGCCCAGAACACCGATGGGAAGGGCCTGGTCACCTGAGGCCAGATCCACATCTGGCTCCTGACTCAAAGGGTCCACAACGACACTCATTGGCTCCTCTTTAACCTTCAAGGGTTTGGAATCCTCCAGAGCTTTTTCTGGATTCACAAGTCTCTCATACTCGTCTGAGAGCTCCTTACTGACCTACAGTCCAAGAGCACACTAGTCAGTCAATGCCATAGCAAtcacaatgtaaaataaaaagtacacaTACAGTCCTGTAGATATTGAAGCTGACATAACATTGAAGATCTCTCACCTGCAGCATGTAGCTGTGGTAATCTTTAATGCGGACCTGCCAGAAGCGCTGCAGAGCTAGGACGCTGCCAATGCCCACCTCGTGGAAAACCTGTTCCACCACGTCAGGGAAGGGTGTAGAGCCCTGGCAGGCCTCCCTGTCAACAGCCACGCGCAGCAACTTGGTGATCCGCAGGTAATGTTCGTGGACCAGGTCAGTCAAAGTCTCCAGCACGCTCTCATTCGCCGACTCGAATCCAACGTGAGCGAGCACTGTGGCAACCGACTGGTACAGAAGCTGGCGGCAGGACGGCCCGCTCAACTCAGTGACTGGCTCACCTTTACCTCTGAAAGAAGGGAGATGTGGagaaattgaaaatgaaaaaaaaaaaaaaaaaataggaatcACAGGACAATAAAGTGTGGAATTTTTTATCTAAATTTAAAAGAGGATGCATTTCAAATGCTCAGGTTTAAATTTACTGGCTGTATCTGATGAATATGTATCTAGAGAAAAGGTTCATTGAGACAAATTGAAATGTTGGCCTGACAAATccttaaacatttgaaaaatctttGAAGTTCAAGGTTAATAATAGCTCTTACAGATAAACAATGAAAAAGAATCTAGTTTAATCTAGCTATACGAGTCTAAAAATGCAATGTTGTGTAACCATCAAGTAAAAAGTAATGttgtattttatgaaaatgGAACCACTacttagaaagaaagaaagaaagaaagtttggGGTAGTTACATCACATTACATAGTAGTAGTTATGTCACACgacattttacaacctgaaATAACCTTGCTTGCTTCATCAGAGAAAGGTCAAACTTACTAACTGACCTTCACACACAGTCGTGGGGGACTGCAGGGGTCCTCtctatgatatatatatatatatatatatatatatatatatatacatacagtgggtacggaaagtattcagacccccttaaattttttactctttgttatattgcagccatttgctaaaatcatttaagttattttatttttattttttctcattaatgtacacacagcaccccatattgacagaaaaacacagaattgttgacatttttgcagatttatttaaaaataaaaactgaaatatcacatggtcctaagtattcagaccctttgctgtgacactcatatatttaactcaggtgctgtccatttcttctgatcatccttgagatggttctacaccttcatttgagcccagctgtgtttgattatactgattggacttgattaggaaagccacacacctgtctatataagaccttacagctcacagtgcatgtcagagcaaatgagaatcatgaggtcaaaggaactgcctgaagagctcagagacacaattgtggcaaggcacagatccggccaaggttacaaaaaaaatttctgctggacttaaggttcctaagagcacagtggcctccataatccttaaatggaagacgtttgggacgaccagaacccttcctagagctggccgtccggccaaactgagctatcgggggagaagagccttggtgagagaggtaaagaagaacccaaagatcactgtggctgagctccagagatgcagtcgggagatgggagaaagttgtagaaagtcaaccatcactgcagccctccaccagtcggggctttatggcagagtggcccaacggaagcctctcctcagtgcaagacacatgaaagcccgcatggagtttgctaaaaacacctgaataagattctctggtctgatgagaccaagatagaacttttggccttaattctaagcggtatgtgtggaaaaccaggcactgctcatcacctgtccaatacagtcccaacagtgaagcatggtggtggcagcatcatgctgtggggtgttttcagctgcagggacaggacgactggttgcaatcgagggaaagatgaatgcggccaagtacagggatatcctggacgaaaaccttctccagagtgctcaggacctcagactgggcgaaggtttaccttccaacaagacaatgaccctaagcacacagctaaaataacgaaggagtggcttcacaacaactccgtgactgttcttgaatggcccagccagagccctgacttaaacccaattgagcatctctggagagacctaaaatggctgtccaccaacgtttaccatccaacctgacagaactggagaggatctgcaaggaggaatggcagaggatccccgaatccaggtgtgaaaaacttgttgcatctttcccaaaaagactcatggctgtattagatcaaaagggtgcttctactaaatactgagcaaagggtctgaatacttaggaccatgtgatatttcagtttttcttttttaataaatctgcaaaaatgtcaacaattctgtgtttttctctcaatatggggtgctgtgtgtacattaatgaggaaaaaaaatgaacttaaatgattttagcaaatggctgcaatataacaaagagtgaaaaatttaagggggtctgaatactttccgtacccactgtatgtatatatatatatatgtatatatgtttttttttttcctaagaaTAAAATTCTGCTTAACTTCATTTTTTCAAGAATGTCTTTCtttaaagaagatttttttgtcttcgttatgatattaaaacatctgtacattcttttttttaaatttatgctcacataaaatatcaaaatcaattttaattcagaaattaaaaagtTCCGATCCTAGAAGAGGTGTGTTCAGGTATGTATGATTGgaattttcatgtatttttgaataaattaataataagatAGGACAAACAATGACCGAGATGCATGATGATCTATTGACATACTTGTAGAAGTCGCTCTCTGGGTCACTATGGCGTAGTTGGAATGGCTGTCGAGGAGCTTTACTATCCAGTGGAAGCAGATCATCAGGTACAGTTGGTGTGGCAGGTCGGGGAGGTAGAGCATCCCCATCCTCAGGTTTGAAGACACCCTGGGCATCTAATAATGTGGACAGGGGTTGCTGGCATTGCTGGGCAGCAGCAATGAGACCCCGGAGACGACGAGCATGCTGGCTCAGCTGCACAGTGTGGATCGTGAGGCTGCAGGGCTCAGAGGGGATATCCAGCATGGTGGTGGGACGTGGACGCTGTGCAGAAGGTTGGTGCAAGGGAGGGTCCTGCATCTCCACCTGGCGGAACTCACGCTGCAGAAGATCAAAAGAACTGCGGCCCGAAGGAGCCGAAGCCACTGGGAGCTCGCCCCAATAACGCATCATCTTCACACAGTGCTGTCACTCAATGCTTCTTTTGACAGTGGTACAGTCTGAAAACCATAGAAAACACTGATCAAACTGACATTTCTATGAAAAATCATATCTCCTGTCACCTGATACACATGTAGTAGTTATGAATGGTTAACTCAAATATCaaaagatttagtttttttttagagaaacTTTAATTTGATATCTTTTTTGCACTCAAACTATCCCCCTACAGTGGGAAAAATATACCATAATATGTAAAATGAtgttataatatatgtgtgtgtgtgtgtgtgtgtacgagagtgttatttaaaataaattgtagtGTTGCACTGCCTTTATACTAATTAAAATGGTAAAAGAAATAAcgaaataaatataatacaaaaatgagAATGACAATTCTAATGAAATCAATGAGAATAACAATTACAAACCAActcaaaagcaaagcaaaaaatataatgGCGCCTACAAAATGATCCAATATGATTTCTTTAAGCAAATTATACTTTTGAAAGACTTTCATTTCAATACTTAAGAGTACACTGACTTCTTGGTTGAAATGtactaatatattataatatgcacataaaaattatattttatttttacaaactttcatgcttttatgtatttatagaCTTAAATCTGAACTTCTACATTCACACTACACAATATAAGACGCCCTGCgatgttaaatgtttaatgtggCATTCATAAAGCATAATCACAGTTATAATTATCATAACAAATCGCTTAGTTTAAGTTACCTTTTTGAGCAGATGATCATAAAGGCGAATAATAGCGAAATAAAGCAATATGTATCATTTCGACAAAACGACGTATAAACTACGAGCGGCTGTGAGGTACAACACTGAAATGTTTCCGTGGAAAATGTAAATAGTTCCTAGACAGTGGAGCTAAGctataaagattttaaaatgttaaaaccaCTATATACAATGCAAATAATTACTATGCatccatattaaaatatgtttatacatttattgatataaattaaataagatATATCTATATTACAAATTATAGACTACAGGATCGGAATCATTAAAGTGTTACACCAAACACACCATATCGCGTAGTGAACGCATGATGGAGTCTGAATGCAGCGAACAGACAGAAAATAATCACACTGAAATGGAAACAGACAAGAGCTCGGACCCTGAGAACGGTCAAAGCAGTGATACTAAACAGGACATCACCAACACTAATGAAAACACAGATGATCCTTTTAAGAAACCGGACATTTTTGTGGCTCCATCTCTCACTGTGAAGAAATCAGGAGGATTAAACTCAAGCAAGAAGCTCGCAGAGGAATTAAGCAGCAGCAGATCAGAGAATAAAGACGCAGATCTTGATACTAAACACCAGcagccatctgcaaaacccacaGACACTCTAACAGACCGGTCCGACCATCCATCATCCGAGAAATCAGAGGCACAGAAGGTCCAGCCCAAACCAAAAGACATCCGACCCAAGATCCCTGCCAAGCTCCCCCCGGCAGGTAAATTTCCTCCGGTCCCGTACACCGAGCCCCCGTGGGGATCTGTTCCTGACAACAGCTACTCGTTTGAGCTGCTGAAAAACGGGGCGATCCTAGATACGGTCCCGCTGACCCAGAGAAGTTACTTTGTGGTGGGTCGGTTGCCGGTGTGCGATGTGTCTCTGGAGCATCCGTCCATCTCCCGCTATCACGCCGTGGTGCAGTACCGGGGCAGAGCTGGGCAGGACGGAGTCTTAGGAGAGGAGAACGGCTTCTATGCCTACGATCTGGGGAGCACTCATGGGACTTTTGTGAATAAGAACAAAATACCTCCTAAAACATACATAAGGCTACGAGTGGGACATGTTCTGAAGTTTGGAGGAAGCACAAGACTCTTTATTTTGCAGGTATGTATTTAATAAgagtttaaaaaatgttactaCCTGATAGAAGAAATCACTGAAATAGATTGTGTAGAATTCTACGGtaaattacatacatacataaacagtataacaaatattacagtgttcaatattttttttaagtgatgtTTGTCTAGTTTTTATGTATACCATGATACTAAATGATTACCATGGTTTTGCCATTGTACTTGTCCATAAAACATGGTAAGTTTTGTGGCTTTAGCTAATAGCTGCAGTAACGATGGTATTTCACCAGTTAAGCCACCAAAACAAAGTAAATTCcacaattaattacaatgagagacagcaagtaacacattgttaaaaatgaaattttgtagAAGAAagacttttttcttcttcttcttctcttctgtaaaacatactccaacagtctgttttatttgcaacttacaaaaaaataaataaataacttttgcGATGTTGTCCGGTAGTTGATGAAATTCAGAATGTACATTAACTAAAGATCGGTTGATCCTTCAATACAATAATTTGATAAATAATACGTAACCAATATTTTGCCccttttatgatttaaattagACCTCGTAAATAGATTTATCTCATGCTCTTCAGTATAATAGCTTTGATTATACCGAATTCCCTCTTTTCTCAGGGTCCAGAGTTTGATGAAGAAGCAGAATCTGAACTGACAGTGACGGAGCTCAGAGAGCGTGCTAGAAAACAGAGAGAAGAGCTGGAGAAGAGGATGATGGGTGATGGCTCAGATGAGGAGGAAGAGAAAGAAGACAGTGAAGCCAGTGCTACAGCGAGAAGCTCCTCAGAAGAGACTGGCTGCTCTTGGGGAATGGGTAACAAAGACAACAGATGATCCTCAATCCACTGTATCTAGCTGTTCTCAGTGAACTTAcacattgtttttgttgttgttgttgttgtttttagatGAAGAGGTAGTGCCAGAAGAGGATGAGAATGAGGAGAATCCTTTTGCCACAGAATTTCAGGAGGATCAGGAAGCAGCATACTTGAAAGATCCTAAAAAGGCATTACAGGGCTTTTATGACAGAGAAGGTAAAATAACttgattcaaatgaaaatacagAATCAATTTACCTGGCAAACATGttattttaacagtttattttcatttcaggaGAAGAACTAGAGTTTGAGTATGAAGAAAAAGGCCATGGTAGCTGGCTCTGCAGAATTAAGTAAGCACTCGGTTTCTGTTTCCAACCAAACCGCAtttgtatctttcttttatttttagcagTTTAACACCAGCTACCAAAATTGGAATGAAATACACAGACTGGTTGATCTTAAATTGTGAACATTACTTATGAAAAAGGATACAGGTGATTTTGGTGACATTTACATAGAAGTTGGAATTTGAAAATACTGTGTTTGATTTCTGTGTCTTTTAGGTTGCCAGTGGATGATGCTATGGGCAAGCAGCTGGTGGCTGAAGTGACCCACACAGGCAAAAAGAAAGAAGCAGCAGTCCAATGCTGCCTAGAGGCCTGCCGCATTCTGGAGGCCCGTGGTGTTCTAAGACAGGAGGCAGGTCGGTAGACATCAAACAGTCAATAATACCAAAAGCTTCACTGACAGATTTATGACTGGAGCTGTCAGATCATTtcaacacttaaaaaaaaaaatgaccatgTTAACTTTTTTGGCCATTTtacttttcaaaaaaataaaaatacatacatatatataatttttttttttttgattataatTAATTGGATTTCAGAagtttgttgattttaaattattagtctctttaataataatgttttgttgtaacAGCAAAATAATTCAGTCAGTGTTATTAATGGTAATTGTCTTTAGGAACCTGTAATAATGCTGAAAGGTCAgtaaaaatggggaaaattatttttttttaatgtatttaaaagaaaaaaatttgcAGGTATTTATAGTCCCCTTACAAGCATTCTGGTTTTGTCTCTTTACAGTGTCCCGCAAACGCAAGAAGAAGAACTGGGAAGATGAAGATTTTTATGACAGTGATGATGACACGTTCCTTGACCGGACAGGAGTGGTGGAGAAGAAGCGGACTGAACGCATGAAGAAGGCTGGAAAGATTCAGGAGCGTCCTGATACGTACCAATCACTGGTATGGAACCAGAATCATATTTCCTTGGTGATTATCCATGCCCCTGTGTGTGCTGTACCTGATGTAATATGTATTCTTTCTAGCTAACCAAACTGGCTGAGGTTGAAAAAGAGCTGGCTGAGACTGAGAAAAGGCTCAGTTCTTCTGGGAAAggtattgtctttttttatatttccctCCATATTTCATCATGTGTAAGCTTACATGTTTGTTGTCCTCCTTCAGGAGTCTCCAGTTCTTCAACAGAGGACCCTCTGGATGCTTTCATGAGCGCTGTACGCAGTCAGGTGGCTCTGGATGGAGTGGAGAGAAAGAAGCTACATTTACACGTAGCCGAGTTGAAGAAGGAAGGTCAGAGACTGCGCAAGCTAGCAGACCTGGCCAAACCCACCCAGCTGCCTTCATTACAGCCCAGCAGGTGAGCTCAGTGTTCCCTCCAGATCAGCTGGCCATTTGAATTGAACATTTTAGACAATTTAGAAACTGATTTATTAAGGGTTTAAAAACATGTGCACAGTTGATAATGTACAAAAGATGTGTTTTCTAATTGACTACTGCAGTCTGTTGAAGATTTGTGTATCTCTCAGCAACATCTCTCTTACGCTGCATCGTTTCACAGACCTGGATGTgcagtttgaatgattcagatttCTTTTTTGGCATAAATCTGTAGAGCAGTGGGTTTGTGATCATGATATAAATATCGTGAGAATGAATTCAGATGATGCATCCTTTTCTGAGAGTTTAGCTTTTGCTGTTAAGACGAGACATTAATTATTTATGTGGAAGGCCCTGTGATTTCTGCGATGCAGGTAACAAAGATGGAACcgtggaatccagtcataaaaattaatttatataataactttataatgtgaaatatcatggaattgtgattaaaaaaaaaaatgttcgaCATGACATGTCCTCTTTCTTCCACTGCTGAAGTGGGACCACTACCTTCAAGTGGGTCATAAATTGTTCATTATTGTTTAGGaaatatcaatattttgtgcatgttttaatttaacCAGTAaacagcactttgtttgccataaaattttatattaattcaattgttaatgttttatgcatTAATTGGATCACTACCATTTttgatattaaatttaaattaattggatttacaccatttttttatattaaattcaaaaatcAAACAAGACACTGAATttctggaaaaaagaaaagaccaCAGGACCATAGGTCactcattttaataaattcttACGTTGTTAAAGTTTTGTAAATTCAACTGATTGCCTAAagttgattattaaaatgtagttaaactagtaactgaatccagaaaaattcaatttaatgtgtttttgtttttaaatactgATCTAGTAGTAGTCAGTCCACGGACACTGAGAAACCTAAGAAGTTATCTCTGCCTTTGTTTGGAGCCATGAAAGGAGGGAGTAAATTCAAACTGAAGACTGGAACTATAGGAGTGagtctttttaaatttatgtaggaataatatatataattgtaatatatatgtCATTCTTAGGCACTGTAAtgagttctctctctctctttcacctAAATGTGCAGACGTTACCCCCAAAGCGAACCAATCTGCCTCCTGAGCTCTTCAACATGAAAGAAATGCCCTCTGGTggtgaggaagaggaagaagaagaggaggaaaaAACCAATACTGAGGATGTGGTCACAGATGGTGATATGGAGGTTATTCGGTCTGCAGAGATGACCAGCTCAGAACACCCCAGTGCAGACAGAGCTGAAACTCAGACACACCGCCCTAATGGTTAGACGTTTACAAAAACAACTAACCACTGCCTTAAAAGTGCTGTGGGGGGGGAAATCGTTGTTAGGAATTTCAAAATAGTTTGTAATACAATATTCCCAGAGTAGTGTAATTCTATTTACGACCACAAGACGGCATTGTAGTGCTACACAGAGTAAATACCACTTTGGACAAAATCTCATCCATAATGCCTGTAAGAGATATTAtctaaaatatgtatttgtgtCTAGCTAAAGGAGACCATGAGGAACAGCCTGCtaaaatagttgcatctcatgAAAAACAGAAGTCTCCCCATCTTCAAGAGAAAAGTGCCTCTCGTCCAAAAGGTAGAGTCACATATTCTGTGTGTATGGTTTTGTGTATTCATTTCTTTGAAATGTGACAGTTTTAAAACTTGTTTCTTCCATTAGTCCATTGATGTTGTTACAATCAGTGCGTCTAACTTTACCTTTAAGTGGATAAAGGCAGTGACAAATGTCTGatgcactttgtttttcattatGATTCATATCCCAACAGAGGAAATTGACAACAGTGTCTCAAATGCTCCAAAGACAAATACAAAGAAGAAAATGATTGGCCCAAGCAGGGTAAGTATTGTAGTAGTAAATAATCATTATACATGTAAACAGCTCTACTTAAGACATAAGATATGCACACAATGATTATTTAACAAAAGTGATAAATAAGCCATTTGAGGTTTGGACCTACAGTAgccccaaaataaaataataaataaaaataaaaaaaattcacaaaaagaAGTGTTAGTTACCAACTTATAAAACTACTGATATACTGTTCTAAATTAAGACAAAAAGTATTTAGATATTTTGTAGTTGTCAAACGAGATATGTCCATGGCAAATATGATTAATTACATGGTAGCTCTGCTAGCCAGAACACTTTTTGGATACTACATACAAAACTgttcttttgtgaaatattgttgtATTATCACTGTTTTTACAAGATCACTCTGCTAGGTAGAACACTTGTGTGATCCTTAAGTGTGTTAATAACTTTTGGGATCATTGTATGGATCTGAACATGCACAGTACAATGTGTCTGTAACGTACGGTAAGGTTCTAGAATTAGTTTTCATGTGCTctgatatttatacatttctacCTTTATTTCTAGCCTCCTGTGACCATGTCTAAGCAGTACCCAGAAGACGACCCCGACTACTGCGTTTGGGTTCCTCCATCAGGTAAACAGCTGCCTCTCTTCACCCCTGATGGCTGTGATATAATTAAGTCCTGCCTGtactgtgaaacaaaacccTAAACAACTGCTTGTTTCTTTGCGCAGTTAGAAATATGCATCAGAAATCAAGCATTCTTGGCACCGAACCCTTTAATCTCAATTTGCAGGCTTTCACTGAATGCTAATCATTATTTTCAGTGAGTGTTAGCTTTTGATCTTAGGACACTTCAAACACAGTTCTGACATTTTAGGGGATTAGAGAAGTTGCATTATGGGAAAACACATTAATTCCAAGCCgaggaatttattttaaagtcagGAGGTTATTACAAGATAAGGTTCTCTGtttctttgaaaaaaagagagagggagatcCAGTTTCTGCCAGAATCCATTTTTGTTGGTATGGTTCTTAAGTTGTAATCATGTTAAGCTAACAAATGGCCCTTGTTACAATACTGTATTAGAAATATGGCTATCTATGACTTTATCAAAAGATAAAGACTTGATGTCTTATATAATGTGTTCTTTAATCTGCTTTGAAATCATTTTTGCTCAATGtagactactgttcaaaagcttggggtcagggagatttattaattaatttataattaacaagaatgtattatgtttatcaAAAGGGACAGTAAAGACTATTTATCTAAGTAACctaaaaaagtatcacagattCCACCCAAATATTTCTcgagcaccaaatcatcatattagaatgatttctaatgGATCATCTGACGCagaggactggagtaatggctgctgaagatgcagctttgcatcacaggaataaattacttttttaatatatattacaatagaagatggttaattttgaaaaaatgtaatatttcgcAATCACACTCTTTTACcgtatatttaattaaataaatgcagccttggtgtgaccctgagacttttttcaaatatataaactGATCCCAAACCTTTAAATGATAGCATATTTTAGAGACTTTCAGATTATTAGAGACTTTAGACATTGTTCAGTGTATTGCCCGTTACCCATAATTCTTTTTGTGACGCCTTAGCATTATTGATGACAGCATGAAGAACATTAgaatttaattgaaatgtatattttcagtATGATCTGTCCTCTTTAGATGTTGTCTTGCAAATTCATTGCCAGCTAATccatttgtatataaatatctACACATAAAATTTACCTTTAGGAAATGTCCCTGCtgcataaaaaaaatgtccctGTTTGCATTACATTTTCTCTTTGACTCGAAAATCTTTCTCATTATGAAAGTCAAATAAATGCCATTTCATGTTGTCATTAACCAGAAGTGTTTAGCAGGTGAAACACAGAGATCATTTTATCCCATGTGTCTGTTGTAAACAGGTCAGACAGGTGATGGTCGGACACATCTGAACGATAAGTATGGATACTGAATACAGGAAGGAAAGATCAGGAATGGAATCAACCCAAACGTTCATCTTAGCCCTTGGGAGTGGACAGATACATCATTTTTTCCCTTCTCTGTACTTCATTTCCAAACAGTGAACTTTTTGACAGATGTTTAATTAAGACGTTTCTAGCACTTGTTAATGGAAACTGTTTGGTCCTGTGACAGATTTTCACTCTCTTTTGCCgtgttttcattaaaacacaTCCATTTTCCACACCTGGTGTGAAACCAAGGATTTTCGAGTGGAGGTAGCTTATAGGGTTACTccaacccaaaatgaaaatgttgtcattaatcacttacccccgtgtcattccaaacctgtaaaagcttcattcgtcttcgttttcatccaaaatatcgtaaattgtgttccgaaggtgaacgaagcttttacgggtttggaacgacatgggggtaagtgattaatgacaaaattttcattttgggttggagtaaccctttaaggttGGGGAAAAGATTATTCTATTTTCAGGGTTGTTTTCATGGGCAAACAATATAATTTCCTAATATTTTGGAATTTCTGTTCGGCTgtaatttgaa includes these proteins:
- the supt7l gene encoding STAGA complex 65 subunit gamma; translated protein: MMRYWGELPVASAPSGRSSFDLLQREFRQVEMQDPPLHQPSAQRPRPTTMLDIPSEPCSLTIHTVQLSQHARRLRGLIAAAQQCQQPLSTLLDAQGVFKPEDGDALPPRPATPTVPDDLLPLDSKAPRQPFQLRHSDPESDFYKGKGEPVTELSGPSCRQLLYQSVATVLAHVGFESANESVLETLTDLVHEHYLRITKLLRVAVDREACQGSTPFPDVVEQVFHEVGIGSVLALQRFWQVRIKDYHSYMLQVSKELSDEYERLVNPEKALEDSKPLKVKEEPMSVVVDPLSQEPDVDLASGDQALPIGVLGTSNERLAGGLEEGHSPHTSGAAGNSSPLWHLAQVKMEPQDSEEGQVSGHGVLGSDVFEEGPMSTMSEAGIPPSPGGSEGSYMSHSPDSLMGTSPFTQRPKKRMRKI
- the slc4a1ap gene encoding kanadaptin isoform X2, producing MMESECSEQTENNHTEMETDKSSDPENGQSSDTKQDITNTNENTDDPFKKPDIFVAPSLTVKKSGGLNSSKKLAEELSSSRSENKDADLDTKHQQPSAKPTDTLTDRSDHPSSEKSEAQKVQPKPKDIRPKIPAKLPPAGKFPPVPYTEPPWGSVPDNSYSFELLKNGAILDTVPLTQRSYFVVGRLPVCDVSLEHPSISRYHAVVQYRGRAGQDGVLGEENGFYAYDLGSTHGTFVNKNKIPPKTYIRLRVGHVLKFGGSTRLFILQGPEFDEEAESELTVTELRERARKQREELEKRMMGDGSDEEEEKEDSEASATARSSSEETGCSWGMDEEVVPEEDENEENPFATEFQEDQEAAYLKDPKKALQGFYDREGEELEFEYEEKGHGSWLCRIKLPVDDAMGKQLVAEVTHTGKKKEAAVQCCLEACRILEARGVLRQEAVSRKRKKKNWEDEDFYDSDDDTFLDRTGVVEKKRTERMKKAGKIQERPDTYQSLLTKLAEVEKELAETEKRLSSSGKGVSSSSTEDPLDAFMSAVRSQVALDGVERKKLHLHVAELKKEGQRLRKLADLAKPTQLPSLQPSSSQSTDTEKPKKLSLPLFGAMKGGSKFKLKTGTIGTLPPKRTNLPPELFNMKEMPSGGEEEEEEEEEKTNTEDVVTDGDMEVIRSAEMTSSEHPSADRAETQTHRPNAKGDHEEQPAKIVASHEKQKSPHLQEKSASRPKEEIDNSVSNAPKTNTKKKMIGPSRPPVTMSKQYPEDDPDYCVWVPPSGQTGDGRTHLNDKYGY
- the slc4a1ap gene encoding kanadaptin isoform X1 produces the protein MMESECSEQTENNHTEMETDKSSDPENGQSSDTKQDITNTNENTDDPFKKPDIFVAPSLTVKKSGGLNSSKKLAEELSSSRSENKDADLDTKHQQPSAKPTDTLTDRSDHPSSEKSEAQKVQPKPKDIRPKIPAKLPPAGKFPPVPYTEPPWGSVPDNSYSFELLKNGAILDTVPLTQRSYFVVGRLPVCDVSLEHPSISRYHAVVQYRGRAGQDGVLGEENGFYAYDLGSTHGTFVNKNKIPPKTYIRLRVGHVLKFGGSTRLFILQGPEFDEEAESELTVTELRERARKQREELEKRMMGDGSDEEEEKEDSEASATARSSSEETGCSWGMDEEVVPEEDENEENPFATEFQEDQEAAYLKDPKKALQGFYDREGEELEFEYEEKGHGSWLCRIKLPVDDAMGKQLVAEVTHTGKKKEAAVQCCLEACRILEARGVLRQEAVSRKRKKKNWEDEDFYDSDDDTFLDRTGVVEKKRTERMKKAGKIQERPDTYQSLLTKLAEVEKELAETEKRLSSSGKGVSSSSTEDPLDAFMSAVRSQVALDGVERKKLHLHVAELKKEGQRLRKLADLAKPTQLPSLQPSSSSQSTDTEKPKKLSLPLFGAMKGGSKFKLKTGTIGTLPPKRTNLPPELFNMKEMPSGGEEEEEEEEEKTNTEDVVTDGDMEVIRSAEMTSSEHPSADRAETQTHRPNAKGDHEEQPAKIVASHEKQKSPHLQEKSASRPKEEIDNSVSNAPKTNTKKKMIGPSRPPVTMSKQYPEDDPDYCVWVPPSGQTGDGRTHLNDKYGY